One stretch of Rosistilla oblonga DNA includes these proteins:
- a CDS encoding beta-hydroxyacyl-ACP dehydratase, giving the protein MRYSQLDEIVALQPGIQLIARRTLHASEDYLLDHFPRFPVMPGVMMLEALYQAAMWMVRTGEDFASPHVFLVEAKSVKFGDFLCPGETLEIKADKFKEDGPLVTVKAQATKGDKVTVSARLILERSGSEASPHNNDDDTRRFVREQFFNMFGDQPAVIQAMTQSTL; this is encoded by the coding sequence ATGCGTTACAGTCAGCTCGACGAAATCGTTGCGCTCCAACCCGGGATTCAACTTATCGCCCGCCGCACGCTGCACGCGTCGGAAGACTATCTATTGGACCATTTCCCACGTTTTCCGGTCATGCCGGGGGTGATGATGCTCGAAGCATTGTACCAAGCGGCGATGTGGATGGTTCGAACCGGCGAAGATTTTGCCTCGCCTCACGTCTTTTTGGTCGAAGCCAAATCGGTCAAGTTCGGTGACTTTTTGTGTCCCGGAGAGACCTTGGAGATCAAAGCTGACAAGTTTAAAGAGGATGGTCCGCTAGTGACGGTCAAGGCTCAGGCCACGAAGGGCGATAAAGTAACGGTATCGGCACGTTTAATCTTGGAGCGGTCCGGCAGCGAAGCGAGTCCGCACAATAACGACGACGATACCCGAAGGTTTGTTCGAGAGCAGTTCTTTAATATGTTTGGGGATCAGCCCGCAGTGATCCAAGCGATGACGCAGTCGACATTGTAA
- a CDS encoding AMP-binding protein: MSLPQETTQRHGGWRSLTELMVDRSRRHPDRAVATFLTDAGESQSITYGQLDRRARSVAAELAQCTTPGDRALLLFPPGLEFLVGFFGASYAGLVPVPTCFPKPGRAMPRLDTAAVDCQPAALIADRETLEGLDFKRLNEVVHKTHRIATDGVAAVDFDPHIDDGSGEALGLLQYTSGSTSDPKGVMVRNANLLSNLESIRSSYALEFAADDASEHSRGVFWLPAYHDMGLIGGILEPIYVGGEAVLMSPRSFLQRPLRWLQAISSHRASFSGAPNFAYQLCVDRIDPEHTRGLDLSCWTTAFCGAEPVRAATLEAFIQRFEPAGYRASSFCPCYGLAEATLLAAGGGDRNEPKYLDVDRDSLSVGRYQPAAEGQPEATVQRLVSSGPAADGMRIAIVDPDTAAAQADGAVGEIWLQGPSVADGYWNREAVNAEQFHATIAGEPEAGKFLRSGDLGFLHRDQLYVTGRMKDVIILRGRNVYPQDIEATVCECLGEASGGPAAAFSAQGDGQEALAVVAEVARQTPPESLAGLVRRLRRRLIEQHEVDARTIALTRPGGVPLTTSGKVQRQACRRQFFSGELKTKHRWDRSIMLGGNVEFPELPTTITPDDLPAVSAAIEGWLLEWLAARGNPDNGPADRDKPLADYGLDSLATMELAGDVEDWLGLELTPTLAWDYPTPAVLAPHLAENMLETGPDETARER; this comes from the coding sequence ATGTCGCTACCACAAGAAACAACGCAGCGGCATGGCGGTTGGCGATCGTTGACCGAACTGATGGTCGATCGCAGCCGCCGCCACCCCGACCGAGCGGTCGCCACGTTTTTGACCGACGCAGGGGAATCGCAATCGATCACCTACGGCCAGCTGGATCGGCGAGCCCGATCGGTCGCCGCCGAATTGGCCCAGTGCACCACGCCGGGGGATCGGGCGCTGCTGCTGTTCCCGCCGGGGCTCGAGTTTTTAGTCGGCTTCTTTGGCGCCAGCTATGCCGGCCTAGTCCCCGTCCCCACCTGCTTCCCCAAGCCGGGGCGAGCGATGCCGCGCTTGGACACTGCGGCTGTCGATTGCCAACCGGCGGCCTTGATCGCCGATCGCGAGACCCTTGAAGGTTTGGACTTTAAGCGGTTGAACGAGGTTGTTCATAAGACCCACCGGATCGCCACCGATGGCGTCGCGGCGGTCGACTTCGATCCTCACATCGACGACGGTTCGGGCGAAGCGTTGGGGCTGCTGCAATACACAAGCGGTTCGACAAGCGATCCGAAGGGAGTGATGGTTCGCAACGCCAACCTGCTGAGCAATCTCGAATCGATCCGCAGCAGTTACGCATTGGAGTTTGCCGCCGATGACGCGAGCGAGCACAGCCGGGGTGTCTTTTGGTTGCCCGCCTACCACGACATGGGTTTGATCGGCGGGATCTTGGAACCTATCTACGTCGGCGGCGAAGCGGTTTTGATGTCGCCGCGAAGCTTTCTGCAGCGGCCGCTGCGGTGGTTGCAAGCGATCAGTTCGCATCGGGCTTCGTTCAGCGGAGCTCCCAATTTTGCTTACCAGTTGTGTGTCGATCGGATCGATCCGGAACACACCCGGGGGTTGGATCTGAGTTGTTGGACGACGGCGTTTTGCGGGGCTGAACCGGTGCGGGCGGCGACGCTGGAGGCGTTTATCCAGCGATTTGAACCGGCGGGCTATCGCGCCAGCAGCTTCTGCCCCTGTTACGGTTTGGCCGAAGCGACGCTGTTGGCCGCTGGCGGTGGCGATCGCAACGAACCCAAATATCTGGATGTCGATCGCGATTCGCTCTCCGTGGGAAGGTATCAGCCGGCGGCTGAAGGTCAGCCCGAAGCGACGGTCCAACGATTGGTCAGTAGCGGTCCGGCAGCCGATGGAATGCGAATCGCAATCGTCGATCCCGATACCGCCGCGGCGCAGGCCGATGGCGCGGTGGGAGAGATCTGGTTGCAGGGACCCAGCGTCGCCGACGGTTATTGGAATCGAGAGGCGGTCAACGCGGAACAGTTTCATGCGACGATCGCTGGCGAGCCCGAGGCGGGAAAGTTTTTGCGGAGCGGGGATTTAGGGTTCCTGCACCGCGACCAGTTATACGTGACCGGGCGGATGAAAGACGTGATCATCCTTCGCGGCCGCAACGTCTATCCGCAAGATATCGAAGCGACGGTCTGCGAGTGTTTAGGGGAAGCCAGCGGTGGCCCAGCGGCAGCCTTTTCGGCGCAAGGAGACGGGCAAGAGGCGTTGGCGGTTGTGGCGGAAGTCGCTCGGCAGACGCCACCGGAATCGTTGGCCGGTCTGGTCCGCCGATTGCGGCGACGGTTGATCGAACAACACGAAGTCGATGCGCGGACGATCGCGTTGACGCGGCCCGGAGGCGTTCCGTTGACGACCAGCGGCAAGGTGCAACGGCAAGCGTGTCGGCGTCAGTTTTTCAGCGGCGAATTGAAGACTAAACATCGCTGGGATCGATCGATCATGTTGGGTGGGAACGTCGAATTTCCCGAGCTCCCCACAACGATCACGCCCGACGATTTGCCGGCTGTTAGCGCGGCGATCGAAGGTTGGTTGTTGGAGTGGTTGGCAGCGCGAGGAAATCCGGACAACGGCCCGGCCGATCGCGATAAACCGCTGGCCGATTATGGCCTCGATTCATTGGCCACGATGGAACTGGCGGGAGATGTCGAAGATTGGTTGGGGCTGGAACTGACGCCCACCCTAGCCTGGGACTACCCGACGCCGGCAGTCCTGGCACCTCATCTGGCTGAAAACATGCTCGAAACCGGGCCGGACGAAACGGCCCGCGAGCGTTAG
- a CDS encoding DNA polymerase ligase N-terminal domain-containing protein — MNEDSLSSAATASNFVLLWHQLPASSPRRSHFDLMLEDSGQLRTWAIPRIPSPGESVQGLGLPPHRIAYLDLEGEISGGRGSVRRIDRGTYTIIESSDEQLSIEIRGDQLTGQLRFRATESDQLWEISRVDALANL, encoded by the coding sequence GTGAACGAAGATTCCCTATCTTCCGCTGCCACAGCTAGCAACTTTGTCCTGCTGTGGCACCAATTGCCAGCATCCTCGCCGCGACGATCCCATTTCGATCTGATGTTGGAGGACTCCGGACAGCTGAGAACTTGGGCGATCCCGCGGATCCCCTCACCTGGCGAAAGCGTCCAGGGACTTGGTCTGCCTCCACATCGAATCGCCTACCTCGATCTGGAAGGGGAGATCTCCGGCGGACGCGGGTCGGTGCGGCGCATCGATCGGGGGACCTACACGATCATCGAATCGAGTGACGAACAACTATCGATCGAGATCCGCGGCGATCAGCTGACGGGGCAGTTGCGGTTTCGCGCAACCGAATCGGATCAGTTGTGGGAGATCTCGCGAGTCGACGCCTTGGCCAATTTGTAG
- a CDS encoding FHA domain-containing protein: MTCGPVVNPTGLPSWNNEYLAGSTIEVNSVVEDRPHDRSHAQRGSDSKNARMLWIDGVGGFLIVAGDEWLIGGPGAGSSVEINVQGDLSRRAAAVRRQGSDYVLQPLASTRLQGEPLDRPTLLRTGDRFQLGSVVQFEFQKTHPLSSSARLNLVSRHRTQPRADGMILLADTCVIGPSQGAHIQCSHWTSDVILFVSGDDWRIRSEEPLVVDGTQIGQTAVLSSDCRIVGETLAMSMERL; this comes from the coding sequence ATGACCTGTGGCCCGGTTGTTAATCCAACCGGGCTGCCGTCGTGGAACAACGAATATTTAGCTGGTTCGACAATCGAGGTGAACAGCGTGGTGGAAGACCGACCGCACGACCGATCGCATGCCCAGCGCGGCAGCGATAGCAAGAACGCGCGGATGCTGTGGATCGATGGTGTGGGTGGCTTCTTGATCGTCGCCGGCGACGAGTGGTTGATCGGTGGTCCGGGAGCGGGTTCGTCGGTCGAGATCAATGTCCAAGGCGACCTCTCGCGGCGGGCAGCGGCGGTTCGCCGGCAGGGGAGCGATTACGTGTTGCAACCGCTGGCCTCAACGCGTCTGCAAGGCGAACCGTTGGACCGCCCTACCCTGCTGCGAACCGGCGATCGGTTTCAACTGGGGAGCGTCGTCCAGTTCGAGTTTCAAAAAACGCATCCGCTGAGTTCTTCAGCGCGATTGAATTTGGTCAGCCGTCATCGCACGCAGCCCCGCGCCGACGGAATGATCCTGCTGGCCGACACCTGCGTGATCGGGCCCTCTCAAGGGGCTCATATCCAATGTTCGCATTGGACCAGCGACGTGATCCTGTTTGTCTCTGGAGACGATTGGCGGATCCGCAGCGAGGAACCGTTGGTCGTCGATGGGACGCAGATCGGGCAGACGGCGGTATTGAGTTCGGACTGTCGGATCGTTGGAGAAACGTTGGCGATGTCGATGGAGCGGTTATGA
- a CDS encoding acyl carrier protein: MPTQDEVYEKVQAALVDALGVDDDEVTPEATMVGDLGAESIDFLDIVFKLEKAFDIQIPREELFPEDILTNSEYVKDGKVTEDGLVELKKRMSWADLSKFEKNPRVQDFGDLLTVNDLCSYVNSKVGA; this comes from the coding sequence ATGCCTACGCAAGACGAAGTCTACGAAAAGGTTCAAGCTGCTCTGGTCGACGCACTAGGTGTTGACGACGACGAAGTCACTCCCGAAGCGACGATGGTTGGCGATCTTGGTGCCGAATCGATCGACTTTCTGGACATCGTGTTCAAGTTGGAAAAAGCCTTCGACATCCAAATTCCTCGCGAAGAATTGTTCCCCGAGGACATTTTGACCAACAGCGAATATGTCAAAGATGGCAAGGTCACCGAAGACGGCTTGGTCGAGCTGAAGAAGCGTATGTCGTGGGCCGATCTGTCGAAGTTCGAAAAGAACCCTCGCGTTCAAGACTTCGGCGATCTGTTGACCGTCAACGATCTGTGCAGCTACGTCAACTCCAAGGTCGGCGCCTAA
- the scpB gene encoding SMC-Scp complex subunit ScpB: MRPWGPRRGGWQDRNLFRPLESSATRRRRSTTRDAEASQTSSSSPAEDDDPKHKLQRTEAILVLSRGSLTTRKLAALAGLADATEARTLIRQLNQLYDQRGRAFRAEEIAGGYQLLTRPQFAPYLRRLGHVPQAVRLSSPMLETLAIVAYRQPVLRADIEAVRGVQSGELLRQLMEKDLVRISGRSDELGRPYLYSTTKRFLQVFGLRNTDALPCSQWFKEQPVDVPTTGTPDNLDPVLDSPDKESDVSIAIASSHHDASPEHTDAIVAVSSTESSVSNPPAAIIEDEEDEQWNDDDDDDDWDDEDDDWDDEDPDDDDSDDDDDDWDEEEEADEDDDDDSKDDDWEEVDDDDDDDLEEADGEGDEWVDDEDDDDWDDDDEDEF, from the coding sequence ATGCGACCTTGGGGACCCCGCCGCGGCGGCTGGCAGGATCGAAATTTGTTCCGCCCGCTGGAGAGCTCGGCGACGCGGCGGCGGCGCAGCACAACGCGCGATGCGGAAGCTTCGCAGACTAGCTCAAGTTCGCCGGCAGAGGATGACGATCCAAAGCACAAACTTCAGCGAACCGAAGCGATCTTAGTCCTGTCACGGGGATCACTTACGACGCGGAAATTGGCCGCTTTGGCTGGCTTGGCGGACGCCACCGAAGCGCGTACACTGATCCGCCAACTTAACCAGCTTTACGATCAACGGGGTCGCGCGTTTCGCGCCGAAGAGATTGCCGGCGGTTACCAATTGTTAACCCGACCACAATTTGCCCCCTACCTGCGGCGATTGGGGCACGTGCCGCAAGCGGTTCGGTTGTCCTCCCCGATGCTCGAAACATTGGCCATCGTGGCTTACCGCCAACCTGTGTTGCGAGCCGATATCGAAGCGGTTCGCGGCGTGCAAAGCGGTGAATTGCTGCGGCAATTGATGGAAAAGGATTTAGTCCGGATCAGCGGTCGCAGCGACGAACTGGGCCGTCCCTATTTGTATTCCACGACAAAGAGATTTTTGCAGGTCTTTGGCCTCCGTAACACCGATGCCTTACCATGCAGCCAGTGGTTCAAAGAACAGCCGGTCGACGTACCAACAACCGGCACCCCCGATAACCTAGACCCAGTTCTTGACAGTCCCGATAAGGAGTCCGACGTGAGTATCGCTATCGCTTCATCCCATCATGATGCCTCACCCGAGCACACCGACGCGATCGTCGCCGTTTCAAGTACTGAGTCGAGTGTTTCCAATCCGCCAGCTGCGATCATCGAAGACGAAGAAGATGAGCAGTGGAACGACGACGATGATGACGACGACTGGGACGACGAAGACGACGATTGGGACGATGAAGATCCCGACGACGACGACTCAGATGACGACGACGATGACTGGGACGAAGAAGAAGAAGCCGACGAGGACGACGACGACGACAGCAAGGACGACGACTGGGAAGAAGTCGACGACGATGATGACGATGACCTCGAAGAAGCTGACGGCGAGGGAGACGAGTGGGTCGACGATGAAGACGACGACGACTGGGATGACGACGACGAAGATGAATTTTAA
- a CDS encoding beta-ketoacyl-[acyl-carrier-protein] synthase family protein codes for MRPRVVVTGIGMINPMGHDPTTVWKGLQEGQSGVGYTTLFNAKGFPTQISAEVKGWDITDTGEDPELWKHRGRHTKFAAGAAKQAISESGIMDAGVAPHRFGVYLGSGEGNQDFVTFTDMMTVAMEGGEYDMAKFLQKGLEVLNPLVELEQEPNMPAAHLAAMFNAQGPNYNCLTACAASSQAIGEATEIIRRGDADVMLSGGTHSMIHPFGVTGFNLLTALSENNANPTAASRPFDARRDGFVLGEGSGMVVLEELEHARRRGAPIYGEILGYGTTADAFRITDIPPDGHGGIASMRMAISDAGLNPEDIDYVNAHGTSTTVNDKVETLACKQVFGDNAYKTPVSSTKSMMGHLIAAAGVTEMIVCLLAIRDSVLPPTINYENPDPLCDLDYVPNEARQAKVKYALNNSFGFGGQNVTLCLGKFEA; via the coding sequence ATGCGTCCACGCGTTGTCGTCACTGGCATCGGTATGATCAACCCCATGGGACATGATCCAACCACCGTATGGAAAGGCTTGCAGGAGGGTCAAAGCGGCGTCGGGTATACGACGTTGTTTAACGCCAAAGGTTTTCCGACCCAAATCTCGGCAGAGGTGAAGGGTTGGGACATCACCGATACCGGCGAAGATCCCGAATTGTGGAAGCACCGTGGCCGGCACACCAAGTTTGCTGCCGGTGCGGCGAAGCAGGCGATCAGCGAAAGCGGGATCATGGACGCCGGCGTCGCCCCGCACCGCTTTGGCGTCTACCTGGGCAGCGGCGAAGGAAACCAGGACTTTGTCACCTTCACCGACATGATGACCGTCGCGATGGAGGGGGGCGAGTACGACATGGCCAAGTTCCTGCAGAAGGGACTGGAAGTACTCAATCCGCTGGTCGAATTGGAACAGGAACCGAACATGCCGGCGGCCCATCTGGCGGCGATGTTCAACGCTCAAGGGCCCAACTACAACTGTCTGACAGCTTGTGCGGCCAGCAGCCAAGCGATCGGCGAAGCGACCGAGATCATCCGCCGCGGCGATGCCGACGTGATGCTTTCCGGCGGCACGCACAGCATGATCCATCCCTTTGGCGTCACCGGATTTAATCTGCTGACGGCTCTCAGCGAGAACAACGCTAACCCGACAGCGGCCAGCCGCCCGTTCGACGCCCGTCGCGATGGGTTTGTTTTGGGCGAGGGCTCCGGCATGGTTGTTCTCGAAGAACTCGAACACGCTCGCCGCCGTGGGGCCCCGATCTACGGTGAGATCCTCGGTTATGGAACGACAGCCGACGCGTTCCGGATCACCGACATTCCACCCGATGGGCACGGCGGAATTGCAAGCATGCGGATGGCGATCAGCGATGCGGGACTGAATCCCGAGGACATTGATTACGTCAATGCTCACGGAACCAGCACGACGGTCAACGACAAGGTCGAAACGCTAGCATGCAAGCAGGTCTTTGGCGACAACGCTTATAAGACGCCGGTCAGCAGTACGAAGAGCATGATGGGGCACTTGATTGCCGCAGCGGGCGTGACCGAGATGATCGTCTGTTTGCTAGCGATTCGCGACAGCGTGCTGCCACCGACGATCAATTATGAAAATCCCGATCCGCTTTGCGATCTGGATTACGTGCCCAACGAAGCGCGGCAGGCCAAAGTGAAGTATGCGTTGAACAACAGCTTCGGTTTTGGTGGCCAGAACGTGACCCTCTGCTTGGGCAAGTTCGAAGCTTAG
- a CDS encoding 3-hydroxyacyl-ACP dehydratase FabZ family protein produces MRWFWIDRFTYFKSRERAEAIKNISLTEEPVDEYLPAHPVFPNTLIIEGLAQTGGILVSECFDFQQRIVLAKVGKAKFHQPARPGDTLHYTATIDDLQNDGAVITGTSYCEGKLQAEVQMLFAFLDEERFGTGQLFNPANLLTMLRLMRLWEVAQDADGNPLPVSKNLLDDESTPAT; encoded by the coding sequence ATGCGTTGGTTTTGGATCGATCGCTTCACCTATTTCAAGAGCCGTGAGCGCGCCGAAGCGATCAAAAATATCTCGTTGACCGAGGAACCGGTCGACGAATATCTGCCGGCGCACCCCGTCTTTCCCAACACTCTGATCATCGAAGGTCTCGCCCAGACCGGCGGGATCCTGGTCTCGGAGTGCTTCGATTTTCAACAGCGGATCGTGCTGGCGAAGGTTGGGAAAGCCAAATTCCACCAACCCGCTCGCCCCGGCGATACCCTGCACTACACCGCCACGATCGACGATCTGCAGAACGATGGGGCGGTGATCACCGGAACCAGTTACTGCGAAGGCAAACTGCAGGCGGAGGTGCAGATGTTGTTTGCCTTCCTGGACGAGGAACGCTTTGGCACCGGCCAGCTGTTCAATCCGGCGAATCTGCTGACGATGTTGCGGCTGATGCGATTGTGGGAAGTCGCTCAGGATGCCGACGGAAATCCGCTGCCAGTCTCCAAGAATCTGCTGGACGACGAATCGACTCCGGCAACCTAA